The Sesamum indicum cultivar Zhongzhi No. 13 linkage group LG6, S_indicum_v1.0, whole genome shotgun sequence genome has a segment encoding these proteins:
- the LOC105164661 gene encoding uncharacterized protein LOC105164661: MGKEIPLVSLLCGVLGRKKASSPDGETEKREDNPDGDAAQTSQEQLTKPSAAESTEDQARDTAQPTTNDQQVPLPPPPGRQQYLRAASCHHQPERSNSMTSKLVSSLSMRVSNGMPGRQFSRREEKPWSKDKKLKPDDSLWKKTIILGEKCRVRDDDEDNILYDEKGNKIAAFHQKTQSPAMSFSRNTTVPTCTTNDQEELSSK, from the exons ATGGGAAAAGAAATTCCTTTAG TTTCGTTGCTCTGCGGAGTGTTAGGTCGCAAGAAAGCGTCAAGCCCGGATGGCGAGACAGAGAAACGAGAAGATAATCCAGATGGAGACGCCGCCCAAACATCCCAAGAGCAACTCACGAAACCGTCAGCCGCCGAGAGTACGGAGGACCAGGCGAGGGACACCGCCCAACCAACGACCAACGATCAGCAGGTACCACTACCACCCCCGCCTGGCCGGCAGCAGTACCTCAGAGCCGCGTCTTGCCATCACCAGCCCGAGAGGTCCAACTCCATGACCTCAAAGCTGGTGTCAAGCCTGAGCATGAGGGTAAGCAACGGCATGCCAGGGCGGCAGTTTTCCCGGCGGGAAGAGAAGCCATGGAGCAAGGACAAGAAGTTGAAACCAGACGATTCGCTATGGAAAAAGACGATAATTCTAGGAGAGAAATGTAGGGTTCGTGACGACGATGAAGATAACATTTTGTACGATGAGAAGGGCAACAAAATTGCTGCGTTTCATCAGAAAACCCAGAGCCCGGCCATGTCTTTTTCACGGAATACTACAGTACCTACATGTACTACTAATGATCAGGAAGAATTATCAAGCAAATAG
- the LOC105164660 gene encoding cytokinin riboside 5'-monophosphate phosphoribohydrolase LOG8, with the protein MESNSSNSSKFTRICVFCGSHPGHRKVFSDAAIDLGNELVKRKTNLVYGGGSVGLMGLISQRVYDGGCHVLGIIPKALVPIEISGETIGEVKIVADMHERKAEMAREAEAFIALPGGYGTMEELLEMITWAQLGIHKKPVGLLNVDGYYDSLLTLFDKGVEEGFIKPAARHIVLSAPTATELLANMEEYSPYQEHVAPHESWQMEQLRNYPMERNT; encoded by the exons ATGGAGAGCAATTCAAGCAACAGCAGCAAATTCACGAGAATCTGTGTATTCTGTGGAAGTCATCCGGGTCACAGAAAAGTCTTCAGCGATGCTGCTATTGACTTGGGGAATGAACTg GTGAAAAGAAAGACCAACTTGGTGTATGGGGGAGGTAGTGTTGGGCTAATGGGGTTAATTTCCCAGAGAGTGTATGATGGCGGTTGCCATGTTCTTGG AATAATTCCAAAAGCTCTAGTGCCCAttgag ATATCAGGAGAAACTATTGGAGAAGTGAAGATTGTTGCAGACATGCATGAGCGTAAAGCTGAAATGGCTCGGGAGGCTGAAGCATTTATTGCTCTTCCTG GAGGATATGGAACCATGGAAGAGTTGCTAGAGATGATAACATGGGCACAGCTGGGAATCCATAAGAAACCA GTTGGTTTGCTCAACGTCGACGGGTACTATGACTCTTTGCTCACGTTATTTGACAAAGGCGTCGAAGAAGGTTTCATCAAGCCAGCTGCTCGGCACATAGTTCTTTCAGCTCCTACTGCCACGGAGCTTCTAGCAAACATGGAG GAATACAGTCCTTACCAAGAACATGTTGCCCCCCATGAAAGCTGGCAGATGGAGCAACTGAGGAATTACccaatggaaagaaatacatgA